In Campylobacter sp. VBCF_01 NA2, one DNA window encodes the following:
- the pglJ gene encoding N-acetylgalactosamine-N,N'-diacetylbacillosaminyl-diphospho-undecaprenol 4-alpha-N-acetylgalactosaminyltransferase has product MKKLSVFIYSMAGGGAERVVSNLLPELCKAYEVHLILMNDRIFYEIPNSVQVHFIEKSAPFENGLKKLIKLPFLGLKYKNLCKRLGIDIHFVWMNRPCYVAGFARIFGDKKPLIINECSTPSVLYKEPNLKSKISKFLLRWLYPKADFIYPNSLGNLADLRDNFGINPAKMGVLYNALNLDEIAQKSQESINYEKPFFLSVGRLDAGKNHELLIRAYAKLKNCDKDLLILGDGVLRESLQNLINELGLENRVKLLGFDNNPYKYMSKCYAFVFVSLFEGFSNALIEALACGKLVISSDHQSGARELLGDDEWGVLVSVNDEEGTIKAMQKAIDEPEFVKIYEKKAKIRAAFFDKKKISKDLILKIEEIDKGYRGE; this is encoded by the coding sequence ATGAAAAAACTGAGCGTATTTATTTATTCTATGGCTGGTGGTGGGGCTGAGCGGGTTGTGAGCAACCTTTTACCCGAGCTTTGCAAGGCTTACGAAGTGCATTTGATTTTGATGAACGATAGGATTTTTTATGAAATTCCAAATTCGGTACAGGTGCATTTCATAGAAAAATCAGCCCCTTTTGAAAACGGCTTAAAAAAGCTAATCAAACTACCATTTTTAGGGCTAAAATATAAAAATTTATGCAAAAGATTAGGCATTGATATTCATTTTGTTTGGATGAATCGCCCTTGTTATGTGGCTGGTTTTGCGCGAATTTTTGGAGATAAAAAACCACTCATCATCAACGAGTGTTCGACGCCAAGTGTGCTTTACAAAGAGCCAAATTTAAAATCAAAAATCAGCAAATTTTTACTTCGTTGGCTCTATCCGAAGGCCGATTTTATCTATCCAAATTCGCTTGGCAATTTGGCCGATTTGCGCGATAATTTTGGCATAAATCCCGCTAAAATGGGCGTTTTATACAATGCGCTAAATTTAGACGAAATCGCGCAAAAATCGCAAGAGAGCATAAATTATGAAAAGCCGTTTTTCCTAAGCGTTGGCAGACTTGATGCTGGGAAAAATCACGAGCTTTTGATTCGTGCTTATGCAAAGCTTAAAAATTGTGATAAAGATTTGCTGATTTTAGGCGATGGCGTGTTGCGTGAGAGTTTGCAAAATTTAATAAACGAGCTTGGGCTAGAAAATAGAGTAAAACTGCTCGGTTTTGATAATAATCCTTATAAATATATGTCAAAATGCTATGCTTTTGTTTTCGTTAGCCTTTTTGAGGGCTTTTCAAACGCACTAATCGAAGCTTTGGCGTGTGGAAAACTCGTCATTTCAAGCGATCATCAAAGTGGCGCAAGAGAGCTTTTAGGCGACGATGAGTGGGGCGTACTAGTTAGCGTAAATGACGAAGAGGGCACGATAAAAGCTATGCAAAAAGCGATCGATGAGCCTGAATTTGTAAAAATTTATGAAAAAAAGGCTAAAATAAGAGCCGCTTTTTTTGACAAAAAAAAGATAAGCAAAGATTTAATCTTAAAAATTGAAGAAATCGACAAAGGATATAGGGGTGAATAA
- the rfbA gene encoding glucose-1-phosphate thymidylyltransferase RfbA, producing the protein MKGIILAGGSGTRLYPITRSISKQLLPIYDKPMIYYPLSVLMLAHIRDILVISTPQDIGKFKELLGDGSDWGLNLSYAVQPSPDGLAQAFIIGEEFIGKDRVCLVLGDNIFYGQGFSDLLKNAVNREGATIFGYHVKDPERFGVIEFDENKQVLSVEEKPQNPKSNFAATGLYFYDNDVVEIAKNVKPSDRGELEITSINQEYLKRGKLSVELLGRGFAWLDTGTHETLLQASAFVQTIQNNQATQVACLEEIAYANGWIDKEKILNIAKSLSKNEYGRYLKNLVGEK; encoded by the coding sequence ATGAAAGGTATAATTTTAGCCGGTGGTAGCGGGACAAGGCTATATCCGATAACTAGAAGCATTAGCAAACAGCTTTTGCCGATTTATGATAAACCGATGATTTATTATCCGCTTTCTGTTTTGATGCTTGCTCATATTCGCGATATTTTGGTGATTTCAACTCCACAAGACATAGGCAAATTTAAAGAACTTTTAGGCGACGGAAGCGATTGGGGGCTAAATTTGAGCTACGCAGTCCAACCAAGCCCTGACGGTCTTGCACAAGCTTTTATAATCGGCGAAGAATTTATCGGCAAAGATAGAGTTTGCCTAGTTTTAGGCGATAATATTTTTTACGGGCAAGGTTTTAGCGATTTGCTAAAAAATGCCGTAAATAGAGAAGGTGCTACTATTTTTGGCTATCATGTGAAAGATCCAGAACGCTTTGGGGTGATTGAATTTGACGAAAATAAACAAGTTTTAAGCGTAGAAGAAAAACCACAAAATCCAAAGTCAAATTTCGCTGCAACCGGACTTTATTTTTATGATAATGATGTTGTTGAAATTGCTAAAAATGTCAAGCCTAGCGATCGTGGCGAGTTAGAAATCACTAGCATTAATCAAGAATATTTAAAACGCGGAAAACTCAGCGTGGAGTTACTGGGTCGTGGTTTTGCATGGCTAGATACTGGCACTCATGAGACACTTTTGCAAGCAAGTGCATTTGTGCAAACTATACAAAATAACCAAGCCACGCAAGTAGCTTGTCTCGAAGAAATCGCCTATGCAAACGGCTGGATAGATAAAGAAAAAATTTTAAATATCGCAAAATCGCTTTCTAAAAATGAGTATGGCAGATATTTAAAAAATTTGGTAGGCGAAAAATGA
- a CDS encoding lipopolysaccharide biosynthesis protein: MQENIIQKTKFGILWNALEKFGVQAIGFVLNIILVRLLSPNDIGTIALLVAFFSLANIFIEGGFVRALIQKKGCTEQDFSTTFIFNVAIGLVFYIVLFFAAPAISEFYKVPELTTIQRVLFLNIILNAFCVVQIARFQMVVNFKALALINLVAVIISGILGIILAYNGFGVWSLIWQELTKNFLIFVLYWYFGGWIPKTWFSKSSFNRLFSYGSKLVGVGLIAVVVNAIYNTAIGKIYNTKDLGYYSQGEAFPRSIFGALSSVVITTTFPLMSSLQDNKEELVKVFKRLVKIISLMTFPVMVGLAVVSKEFILILLTQKWLMAAELLFWFSLSYIFTPISGLNLNILTAIGRSDLFLKIEFIKLPIIFLTMAITFPIGLKAIVIGKFSASFLCFFINSYICSKNYKFGGVKQLWHIRKIIISTIIMACLMSVAKICVDDIMLRLICAVVVGFFSYILVLKILKEEELEFIMIKFKNKFQRK, from the coding sequence TTGCAAGAAAACATAATTCAAAAAACCAAATTTGGCATTTTGTGGAATGCTTTGGAAAAATTTGGCGTTCAGGCTATTGGATTTGTTTTAAATATTATTTTGGTGCGTTTGCTTTCACCAAATGATATTGGGACAATAGCACTTTTGGTTGCTTTTTTTAGTTTGGCAAATATTTTTATAGAAGGTGGTTTTGTCAGAGCACTTATACAAAAAAAAGGTTGCACGGAGCAAGATTTTTCCACTACTTTTATATTTAATGTAGCTATTGGACTAGTTTTTTATATTGTGCTGTTTTTTGCTGCACCAGCTATAAGCGAATTTTATAAAGTCCCAGAGCTAACCACGATACAACGAGTTTTATTTTTAAATATCATTTTAAATGCTTTTTGCGTGGTTCAAATAGCAAGATTTCAAATGGTTGTAAATTTCAAAGCATTGGCTTTGATAAATTTAGTAGCCGTGATAATATCCGGAATTTTAGGAATTATTTTAGCTTATAACGGCTTTGGCGTGTGGTCGCTTATTTGGCAAGAGCTAACTAAAAATTTTTTGATTTTTGTTTTGTATTGGTATTTTGGTGGTTGGATACCAAAAACATGGTTTAGTAAAAGTTCATTTAACAGACTATTCTCTTATGGCTCAAAACTAGTTGGCGTCGGTCTTATCGCTGTTGTCGTAAATGCTATATACAATACAGCTATTGGAAAAATTTACAACACAAAAGATTTAGGTTATTATTCGCAGGGTGAAGCCTTTCCTCGTTCGATTTTCGGTGCTCTTAGTAGTGTCGTTATAACGACTACTTTTCCTTTAATGTCATCTTTACAGGACAATAAAGAAGAATTGGTGAAAGTTTTTAAGCGTTTGGTAAAAATAATTTCGCTGATGACATTTCCTGTCATGGTAGGTTTGGCTGTCGTTTCAAAAGAATTTATTTTGATTTTGCTAACGCAAAAGTGGTTAATGGCAGCAGAGTTATTGTTTTGGTTTTCTTTGTCATATATATTTACGCCGATTTCTGGTTTAAATTTAAATATTTTAACTGCCATTGGGCGAAGCGATCTTTTTTTAAAAATCGAATTTATCAAATTGCCTATTATATTTTTAACTATGGCTATTACATTTCCGATTGGTTTGAAAGCGATTGTGATTGGTAAATTTTCGGCTAGTTTTTTATGTTTTTTTATAAATTCATATATTTGTTCTAAAAATTATAAATTTGGCGGGGTAAAACAGCTTTGGCATATTCGCAAAATCATTATATCTACAATCATAATGGCTTGTTTGATGAGTGTTGCTAAAATTTGCGTAGATGACATTATGCTAAGGTTGATTTGCGCTGTTGTTGTCGGATTTTTTAGTTATATTTTGGTTCTTAAAATTTTAAAAGAAGAAGAACTTGAATTTATTATGATAAAATTTAAAAATAAATTTCAAAGGAAATAA
- a CDS encoding glycosyltransferase, translating into MQNMPLVSVVIPSYNHEKYVSDSIKSVLNQTYKNIELIVIDDGSKDNSVSIIQKLADEYKFKFIHRPNKGLCATLNEGLNLANGKYFCAVASDDKFILDKIEKQVKFMEENPDVAVCCGNHIEFNENYENKISLKFDKKYDFETLLEFDLISAPTAMIKSEVLKKLGGYDENMIIEDLDMWLRITHAGYKIAHIDEYLSYYRKHGTNITANYAKMVEGVEKVLQKWDYDEKFKKIADRRRLLLFGAYARNDKAIAKRYLNLAFSNIYKWQTFKGIVKYYFF; encoded by the coding sequence ATGCAAAATATGCCACTTGTTAGTGTTGTAATCCCTAGCTATAATCACGAAAAATATGTTAGTGATAGCATAAAATCCGTGCTTAATCAAACATATAAAAATATAGAACTAATCGTAATCGATGATGGCTCGAAGGATAATTCTGTAAGTATTATTCAAAAACTTGCCGATGAGTATAAATTTAAATTTATTCATAGACCAAATAAAGGGCTTTGTGCCACCTTGAACGAAGGTTTAAATTTAGCAAATGGAAAGTATTTTTGCGCGGTCGCAAGTGATGATAAATTTATCCTAGATAAAATAGAAAAACAGGTTAAATTTATGGAAGAAAATCCAGATGTCGCCGTGTGTTGCGGAAATCATATAGAATTTAATGAAAATTATGAAAATAAAATATCATTAAAATTCGATAAAAAGTATGATTTTGAAACTTTGTTGGAATTTGATCTTATCTCAGCGCCGACTGCGATGATAAAAAGCGAAGTTTTAAAAAAACTTGGCGGATATGATGAAAATATGATTATAGAAGATTTAGATATGTGGCTTAGAATAACACATGCAGGATACAAAATAGCCCATATCGATGAATATTTATCGTATTATAGAAAGCACGGCACAAATATAACGGCTAATTATGCCAAGATGGTCGAAGGGGTAGAAAAGGTATTGCAAAAGTGGGATTATGATGAAAAATTTAAAAAAATAGCAGATAGACGAAGGTTATTGCTATTTGGTGCGTATGCTAGAAACGATAAAGCAATTGCAAAAAGATATTTAAATTTAGCGTTTTCAAATATTTATAAATGGCAAACTTTTAAAGGTATTGTAAAATACTATTTTTTCTAA
- a CDS encoding glycosyltransferase — translation MNACLAIATNSYGGAVKVAKFVYDILIDMKFNVKVLNVYDDREGFFSDIERDTMNFTAGEFVKPYCELRKYFSKNKFDLILGFAGYMNFIIALLNPKAKLIISEHTNHTAYVHFLYKPLIFLAYKRADFITFLSKFDYDFYKIKKSQIIPNPFFMDISDEKFEKENIILFPSRIDKNKRLDFLINAFCLIDEKVRNSYKIVVCGDGSERDRCIKLAKENGVNLEIIKFTKEIDKFYKRAKIVALTSLSEGFPMILIEGIYFDCARIATDCISGPRYLIKDGVDGFLSGINDTAEFAKKLEILMSDEKLRLEFCQKAGERKSEFDSKIVYEKWKNLIQKVIKR, via the coding sequence ATGAACGCTTGTCTTGCGATAGCTACAAACTCTTATGGTGGTGCTGTAAAAGTAGCAAAATTTGTTTATGATATTTTAATCGATATGAAATTTAATGTCAAAGTTTTAAATGTTTATGATGATAGAGAGGGTTTTTTTAGCGATATAGAACGCGATACTATGAATTTTACCGCAGGAGAGTTTGTAAAACCATATTGTGAATTACGAAAATATTTTTCTAAAAATAAATTTGATTTGATATTAGGCTTTGCCGGATATATGAATTTTATAATTGCTCTATTAAATCCAAAGGCAAAACTCATCATTTCAGAGCATACAAATCATACGGCTTATGTGCATTTTTTGTATAAACCACTAATTTTTTTAGCATATAAAAGAGCTGATTTTATCACATTTTTGAGCAAATTTGATTATGATTTTTACAAAATAAAAAAATCTCAAATCATACCAAATCCTTTTTTTATGGATATTTCGGACGAAAAATTTGAAAAAGAAAATATTATTTTATTTCCGTCAAGAATCGATAAAAACAAACGGCTTGATTTTTTGATAAATGCTTTTTGTTTGATCGATGAAAAAGTGAGAAATTCTTATAAAATCGTTGTTTGTGGAGATGGTAGCGAACGAGATAGGTGTATAAAACTAGCCAAAGAAAATGGCGTGAATTTGGAGATTATTAAATTTACAAAAGAGATAGATAAATTTTATAAAAGAGCAAAAATAGTAGCGCTTACAAGTTTAAGCGAAGGTTTCCCTATGATACTTATAGAAGGAATTTATTTTGATTGTGCTAGGATTGCAACAGATTGCATTAGTGGCCCAAGATATTTGATAAAAGACGGCGTTGATGGATTTTTATCTGGTATAAACGATACCGCCGAATTTGCTAAAAAACTTGAAATTTTAATGAGTGATGAAAAACTAAGACTAGAATTTTGCCAAAAAGCAGGAGAGAGAAAGAGTGAATTTGATTCTAAAATCGTATATGAAAAATGGAAAAATTTAATTCAAAAAGTGATTAAACGATGA
- a CDS encoding sugar 3,4-ketoisomerase — translation MLSSCKILEFKEFGDERGFLVALEANKNVPFDIKRVYYIYGNKNGVDRGFHAHKNLKQIAVCVSGACTFILDDGTEKKEFRLDKPNLGLFIDNFIWREMKDFSENCVIMVLASEHYDESDYIRDYDEFLKVVR, via the coding sequence ATGCTAAGTAGTTGTAAAATTTTAGAATTTAAAGAATTTGGTGATGAACGGGGCTTTTTGGTAGCACTTGAAGCAAATAAAAATGTGCCGTTTGATATAAAAAGAGTTTATTATATTTATGGTAATAAAAACGGCGTAGATCGCGGATTTCACGCTCATAAAAATTTAAAACAAATCGCCGTTTGTGTAAGTGGCGCTTGCACATTTATTTTAGATGACGGAACAGAAAAAAAAGAATTTAGGCTAGATAAGCCAAATTTAGGACTTTTTATTGATAATTTTATTTGGCGAGAGATGAAAGATTTTAGCGAAAATTGTGTGATTATGGTGCTAGCTAGCGAACACTATGATGAGAGCGATTATATAAGAGATTATGATGAGTTTTTAAAGGTCGTGCGATGA
- a CDS encoding DegT/DnrJ/EryC1/StrS family aminotransferase: MIPFLDLKAINSQYKNELLKACERVIDSGWYIHGSECEAFEDEFAKFCGSKFCVGVANGLDALNLIFRAYKELGVMSENDEVIVPANTYIASILAISMNNLKPVLVEPNLNSYLLDADKIEEKITPKTKAILPVHLYGQTCEMDKILGIAKKYNLKVVEDSAQSHGAYFGEKRSGNLGDASGFSFYPGKNLGALGDGGAVTTNDESLANTIRALANYGSHKKYENLYQGINSRLDEIQAAMLRAKLRYLDAEISARREVADFYLDNIKNENLILPFEFGTNAKEIKSHVWHIFAVRSKNRDELQKYLAKHEIQTLIHYPIPPHKQMAYKEWNNQSYPISEQIHAEILSLPMSGVLEKEQIQKVVEVLNSWGK; this comes from the coding sequence ATGATACCATTTTTGGATTTAAAGGCGATAAATTCGCAGTATAAAAACGAGCTTTTAAAGGCTTGTGAGCGAGTTATCGATAGTGGTTGGTATATTCACGGAAGTGAGTGCGAAGCATTTGAAGACGAATTTGCCAAATTTTGCGGTAGCAAATTTTGCGTTGGCGTAGCAAACGGACTAGATGCGCTAAATTTGATTTTTAGAGCCTATAAAGAGCTGGGCGTGATGAGTGAAAATGATGAGGTCATAGTCCCTGCAAATACCTATATAGCGTCAATTTTAGCGATTTCTATGAATAATTTAAAGCCTGTTTTAGTCGAGCCAAATTTAAACTCATATTTGCTCGACGCAGATAAAATCGAAGAAAAAATCACGCCAAAAACAAAGGCGATTTTGCCTGTGCATTTATACGGACAAACTTGCGAAATGGATAAAATTTTAGGCATTGCAAAAAAATATAATCTAAAAGTCGTCGAAGACTCAGCTCAGTCGCACGGAGCATATTTTGGCGAGAAACGAAGCGGAAATTTAGGCGATGCAAGTGGTTTTAGCTTTTATCCGGGTAAAAATTTAGGCGCACTTGGAGATGGCGGAGCAGTTACGACAAATGACGAAAGCCTAGCAAATACCATAAGGGCTCTTGCAAATTACGGAAGCCACAAAAAGTATGAGAATTTATACCAAGGCATAAATTCTCGCCTTGATGAAATCCAAGCAGCTATGCTTAGAGCGAAGCTTAGATATTTGGACGCTGAAATTTCGGCTCGTAGGGAAGTGGCGGATTTTTATTTAGACAATATAAAAAATGAAAATTTAATCTTGCCGTTTGAGTTTGGCACAAATGCAAAAGAGATAAAAAGCCATGTTTGGCATATTTTCGCCGTTCGTTCTAAAAACCGCGATGAGCTACAAAAATATTTGGCAAAACACGAAATTCAGACTTTAATCCACTATCCAATCCCGCCACATAAGCAAATGGCTTACAAAGAGTGGAATAATCAGAGTTATCCGATAAGTGAGCAAATTCACGCTGAAATTTTAAGTTTGCCGATGAGCGGTGTGCTTGAAAAAGAGCAAATTCAAAAGGTCGTGGAAGTTTTGAATTCTTGGGGAAAATAG
- a CDS encoding glycosyltransferase family 4 protein, whose translation MSKKPTLLILPPWYPSKENKIAGIFFKEQATALKDNFEIMIVNCREKTIGILLYCIKNIFHLNEVSVNFIENDSGIKIYDFVYEIPKYNQALAKICKNSNFLKFILSPILNCRFEAVKIAYNKNLFEKFDLIYSLSAQNQLSVIAMNLSNLFSKPYVVAEHAPFPILGTTISDNVAKAIENSDAFLAISNDKIRQVMMQNIKINPYYIGNMIDETKFKLAEKKEDDIKTFLIVAANVFYKNYDLFIASMEELKKITDKNFHIIIAGYKANKGYSQNIGILENKIANSSIAENVELIGEVEREKMQDLYQRADIFVMTSIQEGLPVSALEASVCGLPVFSTRCGGVEDYIDDDMGRIFDILDYKGIAAACRDYLDGKIKFDNRLIREKTIKKFGKAAFVENLSKIFYKLINGEK comes from the coding sequence ATGAGTAAAAAACCGACATTGTTGATATTACCGCCTTGGTATCCAAGTAAAGAAAATAAAATAGCCGGTATATTTTTTAAAGAACAAGCAACGGCTTTAAAAGATAATTTTGAAATTATGATTGTGAATTGTAGAGAAAAAACCATCGGAATTTTGCTATATTGCATAAAAAATATTTTTCATTTAAACGAAGTGAGCGTAAATTTTATAGAAAATGACAGCGGAATTAAAATTTATGATTTTGTTTATGAAATACCAAAATACAATCAAGCTTTGGCAAAAATTTGCAAAAATAGTAATTTTTTGAAATTTATTTTATCTCCGATATTAAATTGTAGGTTTGAAGCCGTAAAAATAGCATACAATAAAAATTTATTTGAAAAATTTGACCTTATATACAGTCTTTCGGCGCAAAATCAATTATCTGTTATAGCTATGAATTTATCAAATTTATTTTCTAAGCCCTATGTCGTAGCAGAACATGCTCCGTTTCCAATTTTAGGGACAACCATAAGTGATAATGTGGCAAAAGCTATCGAAAATTCTGACGCATTTTTGGCTATAAGTAATGACAAAATTAGACAAGTAATGATGCAAAATATAAAAATAAATCCGTATTATATAGGCAATATGATAGATGAAACAAAATTTAAACTCGCAGAAAAAAAAGAAGATGATATAAAAACTTTTTTAATCGTTGCTGCAAATGTTTTTTACAAAAATTATGATTTATTTATAGCTTCTATGGAAGAATTGAAAAAAATTACGGATAAAAATTTTCATATCATCATAGCTGGTTATAAGGCAAATAAAGGTTATTCGCAAAATATAGGGATACTCGAAAATAAAATTGCAAATTCATCTATTGCCGAAAATGTTGAATTAATCGGAGAAGTAGAAAGAGAAAAAATGCAGGATTTATATCAAAGAGCAGATATTTTTGTTATGACAAGTATCCAAGAGGGTCTGCCTGTATCTGCCCTAGAAGCGTCTGTGTGTGGTTTGCCGGTATTTAGCACTAGATGTGGCGGCGTGGAAGATTATATAGATGATGATATGGGTAGAATTTTTGATATATTGGATTATAAGGGTATTGCTGCGGCTTGCAGAGATTATTTAGATGGCAAGATAAAATTTGATAATAGATTAATCAGAGAAAAAACCATAAAAAAATTCGGCAAAGCGGCATTTGTGGAGAATTTATCAAAAATATTTTATAAACTAATCAATGGAGAAAAATAA
- a CDS encoding glycosyltransferase family 2 protein, which produces MKPKISVIIPCYNLGEKIERCLNSVINQSFKDIEIIVVNDGSTDNSLQIIKKFKDDRIVIVNKENGGLPSARKAGYEVAKGEYISHIDGDDEVLPNFLEGLYKGASENNADLVLSDAIFIRDGIESIHKDSLQSGVVDKKKYLNDILSARYDRVLNSVWNKLYKKTLHDKVEFSIDVKFYGEDRCITPKIAFFAEKIYKIDGAFYKYYLERKQMAFLKLKDNFIVNESLTNFFTKQGFNDAKTIFCKDSMRVMFHYFFISTPFDKNDIKQTLKEYKSKICEITKSSEFKDCSLEKYKKFMLSILIRLPNSVILSICAMSKTLAKFAIFARNLLLRTKKS; this is translated from the coding sequence ATGAAACCAAAAATTTCTGTGATTATTCCTTGTTATAATCTTGGAGAAAAAATAGAGCGATGCCTAAATAGCGTCATAAATCAATCGTTTAAAGACATAGAGATTATCGTTGTAAATGACGGTAGCACTGATAACTCGCTTCAAATAATTAAAAAATTTAAAGATGATAGAATTGTAATCGTAAATAAAGAAAACGGCGGTTTGCCAAGTGCTAGAAAGGCTGGTTACGAAGTAGCAAAAGGCGAATACATAAGCCATATCGACGGCGATGATGAGGTTTTGCCAAATTTTTTAGAAGGCCTATATAAGGGCGCTAGCGAAAATAATGCAGATTTGGTTTTAAGTGATGCTATTTTTATACGAGACGGCATAGAAAGTATCCACAAAGATAGCTTGCAAAGTGGCGTTGTAGATAAAAAAAAGTATTTAAATGATATATTAAGCGCTAGATATGATAGAGTTTTAAATTCTGTTTGGAATAAATTATACAAAAAAACTTTACATGATAAGGTCGAATTTTCTATTGATGTTAAATTTTACGGCGAAGATAGATGTATAACCCCAAAAATAGCATTTTTTGCAGAAAAAATTTATAAAATAGACGGTGCATTTTATAAATATTATCTAGAACGAAAACAGATGGCATTTTTAAAGCTCAAAGATAATTTTATCGTAAATGAAAGCTTGACGAATTTTTTCACTAAACAAGGCTTTAATGACGCAAAAACAATATTTTGCAAGGATAGTATGCGAGTTATGTTTCACTATTTTTTTATCTCTACCCCTTTTGATAAAAATGACATAAAACAAACTTTAAAAGAGTATAAAAGCAAAATTTGCGAGATAACAAAAAGTAGCGAATTTAAAGATTGTAGTTTGGAAAAATATAAAAAATTTATGCTTTCTATTTTGATAAGATTGCCAAATTCTGTTATTTTAAGTATTTGTGCCATGTCAAAAACTTTGGCGAAATTTGCTATTTTTGCTAGAAATTTATTATTAAGGACTAAAAAATCATGA
- a CDS encoding acyltransferase — protein MIHQSSEVQSENIGENTNIWQFCVVLKGAKIGKNCNINFNVFVENDVQIGDNVTIKSGVQIWDGVRIENDAFIGPNVTFTNDFLPRSKQYKEFAKTTIQKGASIGANSTIICGVNIGEYAMVGAGSVVTKNIGKQELWYGNPACFKGYVCKCGQKCDESLVCKDCKKEEK, from the coding sequence ATGATACACCAAAGTAGTGAAGTCCAAAGCGAAAATATCGGCGAAAATACAAATATTTGGCAATTTTGCGTAGTTTTAAAAGGCGCAAAAATCGGCAAAAATTGCAACATAAATTTCAATGTTTTTGTGGAAAACGATGTGCAAATCGGCGATAATGTAACGATTAAAAGCGGTGTTCAAATTTGGGATGGCGTGAGAATTGAAAATGACGCTTTTATAGGCCCAAATGTTACTTTCACAAACGATTTTTTGCCACGAAGCAAACAATATAAAGAATTTGCGAAAACAACCATACAAAAAGGCGCAAGTATCGGTGCAAATTCGACTATAATTTGCGGTGTAAATATCGGCGAATACGCTATGGTCGGAGCTGGAAGCGTGGTAACTAAAAATATCGGCAAACAAGAGCTTTGGTATGGAAATCCGGCTTGTTTTAAAGGATATGTCTGCAAATGTGGGCAAAAATGCGATGAAAGTTTAGTTTGTAAAGATTGTAAAAAGGAAGAAAAATGA
- the rfbB gene encoding dTDP-glucose 4,6-dehydratase: MKNILVTGCAGFIGSNFVPYFLEKYDNYKIINLDLLTYAGNLENLRECENNPRYKFIKGDICDRNLIDELFSEFKFSGVIHFAAESHVDNSIKNPSVFVKTNVLGTHTLIDAAKKCWLDEPFKYKDEFMGARFHHISTDEVYGSLGESGYFSETTPYAPNSPYSASKAGSDMIVRSYHHTFGLDTIITNCSNNYGFKQHDEKLIPTIIRNALNGNKIPIYGDGKNIRDWLFVLDHCKGIDLAFHKGKGGETYNIGGRNERTNLQIAHKICEILDEICPKSISYKEQIAFVKDRAGHDRRYAIDASKIEGELGWKADETFDSGIIKTVEWYVKKYAK; the protein is encoded by the coding sequence ATGAAAAATATCTTAGTTACAGGCTGTGCCGGATTTATCGGCTCAAATTTTGTGCCGTATTTTTTGGAAAAATATGATAATTATAAAATTATAAATTTAGACTTGCTTACCTATGCCGGAAATTTAGAAAATTTGCGTGAATGCGAAAACAATCCAAGATATAAATTTATAAAAGGCGATATTTGCGATAGAAATCTTATTGACGAGCTTTTTAGCGAGTTTAAATTTAGTGGCGTTATTCATTTTGCGGCTGAAAGCCATGTGGATAATTCTATAAAAAATCCTAGCGTTTTTGTCAAAACAAATGTGCTTGGCACACATACGCTAATTGACGCGGCTAAAAAGTGTTGGCTAGATGAGCCGTTTAAGTATAAAGACGAATTTATGGGTGCTAGATTTCACCATATTTCAACCGATGAAGTTTATGGAAGCTTGGGCGAGAGCGGGTATTTTAGCGAGACTACGCCATACGCTCCAAATTCGCCGTATTCTGCTTCAAAAGCGGGTTCTGATATGATAGTTAGAAGCTATCATCATACTTTTGGGCTCGATACGATTATTACAAATTGTTCGAATAATTATGGTTTTAAGCAACACGACGAAAAGCTAATCCCAACTATAATCCGCAATGCTTTAAATGGCAATAAAATTCCGATTTATGGAGACGGCAAAAATATAAGAGATTGGCTTTTTGTGCTTGATCACTGCAAGGGAATTGATTTAGCTTTTCATAAAGGCAAAGGCGGAGAAACTTATAATATCGGTGGCAGAAACGAGCGAACAAATTTGCAAATCGCACATAAAATTTGCGAAATTTTAGATGAAATTTGCCCAAAAAGCATTAGCTATAAAGAGCAAATCGCTTTTGTAAAAGATAGAGCAGGGCACGATAGACGCTATGCGATTGACGCTAGTAAAATCGAAGGGGAACTTGGTTGGAAAGCCGATGAAACCTTTGATAGCGGTATAATCAAAACCGTAGAATGGTATGTGAAAAAATATGCTAAGTAG